In Chitinivibrionales bacterium, the DNA window GTTCTCGGAGTGTCCAAATTCAGGAGTACACCTCAGAGATAGAAATGTGCGTTCCCCTCGCCCGCGGTTTACCGAGGGCGAGGGGAACGCACAGATTTTTATATTCTTATTCTTCTTTTAATTCCACCCTGCACGGGGCATGCAGTTTGAAAAGACCGCGTCCGGCGCGGACGAGGCGGACTTCGGGCACTTTTTCGGCGAGCACGTTTGAAAGCCTTTGCAGGCGAAGCGAAAAATTTTCCGCAATCTCAACGTGGCGGCCGCGGGAATCCGTGGTGAAATCGCTGTTGGCAAACTCGGTCTTGCCGCCTATGACATGTTCGCGCAGGATCCGCCTGAGGATGCCCGCGGGCGCCGATTTCACGAGCCGCCTGCCGTTGACGGAAACCGTCTCGCTGGCGGACTGGTAGACAAACACGATTTTCCGCTCCAGGTCGGCCACGAGCCTGGCGTGCCGGTCGTGCACCTGCTGCCACGCCTCGCTTTTTTCCGAAAGGCCCTCGTGGATGAGCGGCGACATGAATTGCTCCGACGGCCTGACATTGGAACGGTATTTAATCCGGTACAGGTGCACCGGTGCACCGTAGACAGTTCCCCTGTGGAGCACCACCCTTTTCCGGATCGGGCATTTATAGTCGCAGGTTACCTCGACGACTGGCCTGTTTGGAATGTGATGACCGTTTAACGATATCCTATTTCTCGTGCAGAACCCTGAAAATGTTGTTGCCGTCCCGCACAAGTTTCCCTTTATGTAGACCTTGTCGCTTCTCCTGACAATATGATGGGGATCCACCACCGCTTCCAGCGGCCGAGGGTCGCTTATCATGGCAACGCTCTCAAACGCAGGCAGGCCCAGCCGCGTGGGAGAGTATTGCAACGGCCTGGCGATGAAAAGGTCGGCGTCGTGATAAGGAATTTTTTTCTGAAACGTACGGTCCAGGCAGAGCATGAATACTGTTGTGTTCTGGTTGGATTTTTTTTCGTGCTTCACCACGGCGGCGAGCATCGACGGCATCATTTTTTGGCAGACATAGGGGATGACGTTTTTAAGGCCGAAATAACGCAAATCGTCCGAATTGAACAAAAATTTCAAAAACGGCGCCAAAATACCAAGCAATGCGGAAACGCTGACGACGGCGCCCTTGTTGAGACCATTGATGAATGAATTGACAAATGCATCTGTGCTCTCGCCGCTTTCAATGAGAAACGGCTCCACCGCATTGAACACGCCGAGCACGTAGGAAATATCCGAAGATTTGTTTTCCTGCCAGACATGCTTGAGCAGATCGGCGTCCTTCAGCACGACACCGCCGTCGCTGATGGGATGGCCGCACCAGAATTTCTTTACCGATTCGAGGGGCAGTTCCCGCAGCATGGTGGCATACAAAAGCCGGAGCGCGTCGTTGCGGATTTTTGTATCGCTATTTGTCGGTGAGGTTTTCATGGAGGATTGCGCGCCTGCCACGGGACAAGGGCTGCCGGAAGCGCCAAGAAAATATAAATAATTGCAGACGCAAGAACAGAAATGTGAAATTTATTGCACGGAGGCGTTTTAAAATATGCATGCCTTATCTTGGAAACGAGTTTTTTTACTTCGACTAATTTGCATGAAAATGCAAAAAAGTCTTGACTTTTTTGCAGAGGAATGATAAATTGTCATTATATGGAAAGAGCACAGACTTCTTATATACTCAATGATCTAAAGAAAAAAATGGTTTTTCTCATTGGCCCGCGCCAGGTGGGAAAAACATGGCTGGCAAAAAGGGTCTCGGAACAGTATAAAAACCCGATGTACCTTAATTATGACAGGTTCGAAGACAGAGACCTGATAAAGAAAGAAGCCTGGCCTGAAACCACGGACCTTCTTATTTTTGACGAAATACATAAAATGCCAGAATGGAAGAATTTTGTAAAAGGCATTTTCGATACAAAGCCGCAATCGCTTCATTTGCTGGTGACCGGAAGCGCACGGCTTGAAACGTTCAGGCAGAGCGGCGATTCCATGGCAGGAAGGTTTTTCAGACACCGTCTTTTCCCGCTCTCTTACAAGGAATTACCGGATAAAAAACCGGACGCCATAGACCGTCTTATTATCCGCGGTGGCTTTCCCGAACCCTTTATTGCAAAAAACGACGTCGACGCCGACCGCTGGAGACAGCAGTACGTTGATGGCCTTATACGGACAGACGTGCTCGATTTTGAGCGTGTTCACGATCTGCGCACCATGCAGACCATTATGGAACTGCTGCGAAGACGCATCGGATCGCCGGTGTCATTCAATTCCATTGCGGAAGACATCCAGGTATCGCCGAACACAATCGGACGGTATATCGAAATACTGGAAGCGCTTTTTATTGTTTTCAGGATAACACCCTACTCGCGGAATATAGCGCGGTCA includes these proteins:
- a CDS encoding ATP-binding protein — protein: MVFLIGPRQVGKTWLAKRVSEQYKNPMYLNYDRFEDRDLIKKEAWPETTDLLIFDEIHKMPEWKNFVKGIFDTKPQSLHLLVTGSARLETFRQSGDSMAGRFFRHRLFPLSYKELPDKKPDAIDRLIIRGGFPEPFIAKNDVDADRWRQQYVDGLIRTDVLDFERVHDLRTMQTIMELLRRRIGSPVSFNSIAEDIQVSPNTIGRYIEILEALFIVFRITPYSRNIARSLLKEPKIYFYDTGMVIGDEGARFENMVALSLHKHVCGVSDYLGKQADLKYIRTKDGEEVDFCIIEKDKPLQIVEVKAGGRDFGSSLKKIHTKYGLPAIAVIKNLKREYKEEGIPVMPAAQYLKGLFL